Proteins from a genomic interval of Nostoc sp. TCL240-02:
- a CDS encoding Hsp20/alpha crystallin family protein, producing the protein MPLVRWNPFRDSERLEPFRDTESWEPFREIDTLQRQMNRLFDRLIPSTNGGERSGFIFSPAAELEETDDAIRLKLEVPGLEAKDINVEATPESISITGERKTETKSEENGITRSEFRYGKFQRVIPLPSQIQNDKVQAEYKNGILHLTLPKAEPEKHKAVKVNLG; encoded by the coding sequence ATGCCACTGGTGCGTTGGAACCCATTCCGGGATAGTGAACGTTTAGAACCATTTCGGGATACTGAATCTTGGGAACCATTCCGAGAAATCGACACCTTGCAGAGGCAAATGAATCGTTTATTTGACAGATTGATCCCAAGTACTAATGGTGGTGAGAGGTCTGGATTTATATTTAGTCCTGCTGCTGAACTAGAAGAAACTGATGATGCAATTCGCTTGAAACTAGAAGTACCTGGTCTAGAAGCAAAAGATATCAATGTGGAAGCAACTCCGGAATCAATTTCGATTACCGGTGAGCGTAAGACTGAAACCAAGAGTGAAGAAAACGGTATTACTAGGTCTGAGTTCCGTTATGGGAAATTTCAGAGGGTAATCCCGTTACCTTCCCAAATTCAAAATGACAAAGTGCAAGCTGAGTACAAAAATGGTATTCTCCACTTAACTTTGCCGAAAGCGGAACCAGAAAAACACAAAGCCGTCAAAGTGAATCTTGGTTAA